A region from the Anomaloglossus baeobatrachus isolate aAnoBae1 chromosome 11, aAnoBae1.hap1, whole genome shotgun sequence genome encodes:
- the LOC142256307 gene encoding indolethylamine N-methyltransferase-like: protein MDPGTYTLYHVDGIDSRGALEQYFSGKDEMVFGEDSIIFPTESLIKTFKEGHLKGDILIDLSVGGLVHHLFGACEFFKHIIVLRVRDRCILELKRWVDGRTGAFDWSHVTQLHVDLKGCTDAMQDHEGKVKSALEHVLKCDLHKEDIMDPIVLPLADCMTSALLLDLISRDQEDYMRYLKKFSKLLKPGGHIMLFACLEGTYATIGKEKIYFFNHDEDFVRKALVDAGFVIDNCKVKKRTNVSDLTDYKAIIFVSAHKEK from the exons ATGGATCCCGGCACTTATACGCTCTACCATGTTGATGGCATTGACTCCAGAGGAGCTCTGGAGCAATATTTTTCAGGTAAAGACGAAATGGTCTTTGGAGAAGACTCCATAATATTTCCAACTGAAAGTCTTATAAAAACTTTCAAAGAAG gtcatcttaAAGGAGACATCTTAATTGATCTAAGTGTTGGTGGCCTCGTTCATCATTTATTTGGGGCCTGTGAGTTTTTCAAACACATCATAGTGCTGAGGGTCAGAGACAGATGTATCTTGGAGCTCAAAAGATGGGTGGATGGACGTACAGGAGCGTTTGATTGGAGCCATGTCACACAACTTCATGTTGACCTAAAAGGATGCAC tgatgcaatgcaagaccatgaaGGAAAAGTGAAATCAGCCCTTGAACATGTTTTGAAATGTGATCTTCATAAAGAAGATATCATGGATCCGATCGTCTTACCACTTGCGGATTGTATGACCAGTGCCTTGCTTCTAGATTTGATTTCCAGAGATCAAGAAGATTACATGAGATATCTCAAGAAGTTCTCAAAGTTACTGAAACCTGGAGGACACATTATGTTGTTTGCATGTTTAGAGGGAACGTATGCAACAATTGGGAAAGAAAAGATTTATTTTTTCAATCATGATGAGGATTTTGTCAGGAAAGCTCTGGTTGATGCGGGATTTGTAATTGATAATTGCAAGGTTAAGAAGAGAACGAATGTGAGTGACCTTACTGACTATAAGGCCATCATATTCGTTTCAGCCCACAAAGAGAAATAA